A segment of the Campylobacter vulpis genome:
ATTTTGTAGGTAAAAATAAAACAGACATTGACGCATTAGCGAAAAAATGGGGCTTATAAAATGAGTGAGAGTGTAGGCTTTGTAGCTTGGCTAAGGGAGTTTTTTAACTCCCTTGGACTTTATGATGAAGAAAGCATAAGTCCTTTTGCCCTATGGAAATTCCTAGACACACTAGAACAAACACAAACTTTTATAGATGGTTTTATCTATACGCTACAAGTGAGTGTTTTGGCTTTATTTATAGCAGTTGTTTTTGGCACCATAGGTGGTGTTATGGCAACAAGCAAAATAGCCGTGCTTAGGGCTTACACTCGAATTTATGTAGAAATTTTTCAAAATACTCCTTTAGTCATACAAATTTTCTTTTTATATTATGGTTTGCCGCATTTAGGGATTAATTTAGACCTTTTTACCATAGGTGTTTTGGGCATAGGAGCTTATCACGGTGCTTATGTAAGCGAAGTTGTAAGAAGTGGAATTTTAGCTGTTCCAAAAGGACAATTTGAAGCCTCCGCTTCGCAAGGCTTTACCTATACGCAACAAATGCGTTATATCATCGTGCCACAAACAATCAAAATTATTCTCCCTCCTATGAGTAATCAAATGATAAATCTCATCAAAAACACTTCTGTGCTTTTAATTGTGGGAGGTGTAGAACTTATGAGCACAGCAGATAGCTATGCGGCTGATTATGGCAATTATGCACCTGCGTATATTTTTGCGGCATTTTTATATTTTATCGTATGTTATCCTTTGGCATATTTTGCAAAATTTTATGAAGAAAAACTTAAAAAAGCTCATCTAGCGAGGTAAAAATGAACGAAGTTTTTAACGCTCAAAATATCAATTTTTTAATGCAGGGCTTAACCCTTACACTCAAAATTGCTCTTGCAACCTGTGTGATTTCTATACTTTTTGGCACTTTTTTAGCTATCACAAAAAATTATGGCGATAAACTAAGTCGTTTTTTGGCAAGTGTCTATATTGACATTTTTAGAAATACCCCTCTTCTGCTTTGGATGTTGGCGGCTTGTTTTGTTTTGCCCGTATTTTTTGGGCAGTTTCCTCAAGCTTTTTGGGGGACGATAGGTTTTTCGCTCTACACTAGCTCGGTTATGGCTGAGATTATACGCGGAGGCTTAAATTCTATCCCAAAGGGGCAGTTTGAGGCGGCGTATTCTCAAGGATTTGGTAAATTTTTTACACTTTTTTACATCATTTTACCTCAAGCCTTTAGACGTGTCGTCCCCTCAATGCTTTCTCAAATCATCACAACCATCAAAGATACAGCTTATCTAGCAGGACTTGGCATAGCAGAGCTTACCTATAAATCTAAAACCATTTTAGCCAATCTTAGAAGTTTTGAGGAAATTTTAGCCATTATAGGGTTTGTGGCTGGAATTTATTTTGTCATTTGTTTTTCCCTCTCTATGCTTGTGCGTTATTATGCAAAAAAAACTGCTTACGCCCATTAAATTTTTATGGGCTTTTTAGCTAAATTTTAATAAAATTAAGCCTTAAATATTTAAACAAGGTTTATTATGCGTGGTTATAAAATTTTTTCAGGTTCAGCAAATTTGGAATTTGCCAAACAAATTTCTAAGTATTTATCTCTACCTTTAAGTGATGCGGGAGTTAAGCGTTTTAGCGATGGAGAAATTAGTGTCCAAATCGATGAAAGTGTGCGTGGAAAAGATGTCTTCATCATACAAAGCACTTGTGCTCCAGCAAATGATAATTTAATGGAACTTCTTATCTTAACAGATGCTCTGCGTCGCTCAAGTGCGAATTCTATTACGGCGATTATCCCTTATTTTGGCTATGCAAGACAAGATAGAAAGGCAAATCCTAGAGTGCCTATAAGTGCAAAACTTGTAGCGGATTTAATCGAAGCTGCTGGGATTGATAGGGTTGCTACTATCGACTTGCACGCTGGACAAATTCAAGGTTTTTTCAATATCCCAGTAGATAATCTTTATGGGAGTATAGTTTTTAATGATTACATTAAGTCTAAGCATTTGAAAAACGCCGTAGTGGGAAGCCCTGATATAGGTGGCATAGCAAGAGCTAGAAGTGTGGCTAAAAAATTGGGGCTTGACATCATCATCGTAGATAAAAGAAGAGAAAGAGCCAATGAAAGCGAAGTGATGAATATCATAGGTGATGTTAATGGCAAAGATGTTGTTTTAGTTGATGATATTATTGATACAGCTGGCACCATAGTCAAAGCTGCAAAAGCCTTAAAAGAAAAGGGAGCAAATTCGGTTATGGCTTGTTGCACTCACGCTGTTTTAAGTGGTGAAGCTTATGAAAAAATTGCGAAAGGCGACTTAGATGAGCTTGTCATCACAGATACTATTCCGCTAAAAAAAGAACACGAAAAAATTAAAGTCTTAAGCGTAGCACCCATTTTTGCAGAAGTAATACGCCGCGTTTATCATAATGAAAGCGTGAATTCTCTATTTATTTAAGATGGATTGCGAAAAAATTTTAACTAAAATTCAGTCTTTTATCCAAGAAAGAGTCACAAAAGCAAAAGCAAAAGGCGTCATTTTAGGACTTAGTGGAGGTATTGATTCTGCTTTGGTAGCAACCTTATGTAAGAGAGCGTTAAAAGATGAAGTTTTCGCTCTTTTAATGCCAACAAAACATTCAAATAAAGCAAATTTAAAAGATTCTTTAAGGCTTTGTGAAAGCTTAAATTTAAAATACAAAATCATCAATATAGAAGCAATTTTACAAGCTTTTCTAAAAGAGAGCGAAATGTTAAATAAAATTCGCACAGGAAACTACGCCGCAAGGATAAGAATGGGTCTGCTTTATGACTATTCTGCATTTAAAAATTATCTTGTCGTTGGCACTTCAAACAAGAGCGAATTGATGCTAGGATATAGCACAATTTATGGGGATTTAGCTTGTGCCTTTAATCCCATAGGTGGGCTTTATAAAAGCGAAATCTACACCCTTGCAAAATACCTAAATTTAGACGCAAATTTTTTGCAAAAAGCCCCTTCGGCTGATTTATGGGAAAATCAAAGCGACGAAGAGGATTTGGGCTTTTCTTACGCTTTAATTGATGAAGGACTAAGAGCCTTAGAAAAAAATGATACCTTACAAATTTCTAAACTAAATCCTTGCCTAATTTCTATGTTGCAACAACGCATTAAGCAAAATGCCTTTAAAAGAGAAATGCCTCCTATTTTATGCTTAGATGAGTTTTTATGAGTTGGCTTGAGCGTTATTTTTTTAACCCCTCCTTTTTTCAAAAATGCCTTGCTTTTGCACTTTTACCCCTAAGCTTTCTTTATGCTTTAATTGCGATTTTAAATACCAAATTTCGTTCTCAAGTCGATTTTAAAAAACCAATTATTAGCGTGGGAAATTTAAGCTTTGGAGGTAATGGAAAAACTCCTCTTTGTAAGGCTATTTCAAGAGAATTTGAGGGCGTTTTCATCGTGCTTAGAGGTTATAAGAGAAAAAGCAAGGGTTTAATCCTAGTCAAACATCAAAACAACATTCTTTGCGAAGTCGCTCAAAGCGGCGATGAAGCTATGGAATATGCCTTTTGTGAGAGCATAGAGGGTGTGATAGTCAGCGAGGATAGGATTAAGGGCATAAAAAAAGCTTTAAGGCTTGGTGCGAAAGTCATTTTGCTTGATGATGCTTTTTCCAAATTTCACATTAAAAAATTTGATATTTTAGTCGAGGGTAAGCCTCTGCCCTATTTTGATTTTACTCTACCAAGTGGAGCTTATAGACTGCCCCCTTATTTTAAAAAAAAGGCAAATTTTATAGCGAAGGAAGGAGAGGAATTTTACCGCTATTCTTTTGTAAAAGAAAATGTTAAAGCCATTTTGGTTACAGCGATTGCTAAGCCGTATAGACTTAATGAGCATTTTGATAAGGCTAGAGCTTGCTATTTTTTCAGCGACCATCATCATTTCACAAAAGAAGAGCTTGAAAATTTACTCAAAAAACATCATTGCCACACTTTAATGCTGACTTTTAAAGACTATGTTAAGATTAAAGATTTTGGCTTTAAGTGTGAAATTATAGAATTAAATGTAGAATTAAGCGAAAATTTTAAAGAACAATTGAAAGCTTATGTGAGGAGTTTTGATGCGATTGGTTGAAAGTCAAGATGCAAATTTTAGTGTAGATTTTAAAGAAGCTTTAATACACCCAAGCACTCCACAAGGGGGGCTTTACACTCCCGCTTTTCTGCCTAAATTTAATGGCTATGCTTATAAAAAGCTATCTTATAAAGATTTTGCACTAGAGCTTATTAAAAGCTTTGAATTTGGTTATGAAGAAATTTTTGAAAAAGCCTTAAAAAGTTATGATAAATTTGACGATAAAAGCTGCCCAATTACTTTGCAAAAAATAAATGAAAAACTCTATATCAACGAACTCTACCACGGACCCACAAGAGCTTTTAAAGATATGGCTTTACAACCTTTTGGAGTGCTACTTAGCAAATTTTGCAAAGATGAAAAAATTTTAATTTTGTGTGCAACAAGTGGCGACACAGGTCCAGCGACTTTAAAAAGCTTTGAAAATATCCCAAACATTAAGGTTGCTTGTATATATCCAAAAGATGGGACAAGCTTAGTTCAAGCTTTGCAAATGAGAACAATGAAGGCTAAAAATTTGAAAGTTTTTGCCATCAATGGTGATTTTGACGAAGCACAAAAAACGCTTAAAAATCTCCTCGCAAAGCAAGATTTTAAAACAAATTTAAAAGATTATCAGCTTTGTGCGGCAAATTCTGTCAATTTTGGACGCATTTTATTTCAAATTATTTACCACTATTATGCCGCTGTTCAAATTGATAAAGAACTTGACATCATCGTGCCTAGTGGGAATTTTGGTAATGCTTTGGGAGCGTATTTTGCTAAAAAAATGGGAGCAAAAATTGATAAAATCAAAATAGCTTCTAATGCAAATAAAATTTTGAGTGAATTTTTTAATGAGGGCATTTATGATTTAAGAGGCAAAAAACTCATAAAAACAGCCTCTCCAGCTATGGATATACTCATTTCTTCCAACATAGAACGCCTCCTCTTTGACAAATTTAAAGATAAGAGAACAAAAGAATTGATAAGCTTACTTAAAAATCAACATTATTTTAAATTAAATCAAAATGAACTTGAAAGCTTAAAAGAAGACTTTGAGGCGGATTTTTGCACAGATGGAGAATGTATGCAATTTATCAAAAACTCAAAAACTCTCATTGATCCTCACACGGCAACTTGCTTCAAACTTTTAGACCAAAATAAAACACAAATTATAAGCTCTACCGCTGAATGGACTAAATTTACCCCAAGTATGATGAAAGCACTCTTTCAGCAAGAATGTAATGATGAAGAAAAAGATATGAAAACCATCGCTAAAGAATTTAAAGTAGGAATAAAGCCTGAAATTTTAGAACTTTTTAGGCAGCAAGAAGAAAAAGTGCAAGGCATAGAAAGTCAAGAAATCGAACAAGAAATTTTAAGGTGGATAAAACAATGATTATTATACCAGCTAGACTCAAATCAACGCGTTTTAAAGAAAAAATTCTTTGTGATATAGGCGGTGTGCCTATGTTTATCGCTACGGCAAAAAGGGCTTCTTTGGTCGATGAAGTGTGTATTGCCGTGGATGATGAAGTGGTGGGGGAAATCGCAAAAAAACACGGCTTTAAGGTTGTTTTAACAAGTCAAAAACACGAAAGCGGAACAGATAGAATTAACGAGGCTTGTCAAATTTTATGCTTAAAAGATGAGAGTATCATCATCAATGTCCAAGCAGATGAGCCTTTCATTGAGATAGAAAATTTAAAATATTTTAAGGAATTTAGCGAGGCTTGTTTAGACAAAGAAGCATTTATGGCAAGCTGTTTTAAGAAAATTAGCCAAGAGCAAGCAAAAGACCCCAATTTAGTGAAAGTTTTATGTGATAAATTTGGCTTTGCACTTTATTTTTCAAGAGCAAAAATTCCTTTTGAGAGGGAAAGTTATGAAGAGGATTTTAAGGGGCATTTGGGAATTTACGCTTATAGTGTAAAAGCTTTAAGAGAATTTTGCACATTTGAAAGCTCAAATCTTGAAAAGGCTGAAAAATTAGAACAACTAAGAGCTTTAGAAAATGGTAAAAAAATCAAAATGCTCGAAATTTCAACACAAAGTATAGGCATAGATACAAAAGAAGATTATGAAAAAGCCCTTAAAATTTATGGTAAGCAAAATGATAATTAATAAAACTTAAGACATTTTATCTTTCAGTTTAACAATGCAAAACAAATATGTGTTAAAATGCTTTTAAAGTTTATTGAGTATAATCCTTATTTTGTAAATAGTGTAAAAATTGCATTTTATGATATGAAAAAGGGTTTTGAAAATCTAAGTAGGAGTGGATGATGAGTGAATTCTCAGTTGAAGAAGCACAGCACAATAAAGGTGCAAAAATCAAGGTAATAGGCTGCGGTGGTGGTGGTGGTAATATGATTAATCATATGGTCAAAATGGGACTTAACGATCTAGATCTTATCGTAGCCAACACTGACGCACAAGCAATTTCTAATTCTTTAGCGAAAACAAAAATTCAACTAGGCGAGAAAAAAACAAAGGGTTTAGGTGCTGGAATGCTCCCTGAAGTGGGTGCAGAAAGTGCTAGAGAAAGCTTTGAAGAGGTCAAAGCGTCTTTAAGTCAAAGCGATATCGTTTTTATTGCTTCAGGCTTTGGTGGAGGCACGGGTACAGGTGCAACTCCAGTCATCGCACAGGCAGCTAAAGAGATAGGTGCTTTAACAGTTTCTGTTGTAACTATGCCTTTTACTTTCGAGGGTAAGCAAAGAAAAAAATTAGCCGAAGCAGGACTTTTAGAACTCAAAAAAGAAAGCGATTCTATTCTTGTTATTCAAAATGAAAAACTCCTTAGTATTATCGATAAAAAAGCAGGCATTAAGGACGCTTTTAAACTTGTTGATGATATTTTAGCACGTGCTGTCAAGGGTATGACATCTATACTTTTAGATAATGGCGATATTAATGTGGATTTTGCCGATGTAAGAACAATTATGGGGCACAGAGGCTTGGCGTTAATGGGTGTAGGAAGTGCAAGTGGTGAAAACGCCATAGAAGAAGCTCTCACTAATGCTATGGAATCTCCACTGCTTGATGGTATGGATATTAAGGGTGCAAAAGGTGTAATTTTACACTTTAAAACAAGCTCAAATTGCTCTTTAATTGAAATTTCATCTGCCGCAAACAGCATACAAGAAGTTGTTGATGAAAATGCTAAAATTATCTTTGGCACGACAACTGATGATAGTATGGAAGATAGAGTGGAAGTTACTATTATCGCAACAGGCTTTGAAGATAAAGTGCAAGAAAATGAAAAAACACGCAATGAAAACGCTCCTAAAAAAAATCCTTACCTAAACCTTAGAAAAGTCAGTGGCGGTTATGATGAAGAAATAATGAATCAGTTAGAAACTCCCACTTGGTACCGTAGGCAAATGGATTGATGAGCTAATTCATCAATCCCTCCTTTTTTAATTAAGTATTATTCTTATATAAAGTCTTAAGATTATCATAAGCGATTTGAATTTTTTCAAACTGCTCTCTACAATATGCCCTTTCTATTGCACTTTTATTTTGTTGAAAATCTGGATGATAAAGTTTAACTAACACAAGATATTTTTGACGAATTTCACTTAAATCATTTTGTGGGGTGCATTCTAGTATGGAAAAATAATTATTAAAAAGTTTAGCTAAGGCGTTAAATTTCCACTTCATATTTTCAGCTTTGTGAATATTTTGACGAAAATTTTTATATTCTTCCTTATCAATATTGAAATCAACACAATATTTTAAATGCTCACTCTCATCTGCAAAAGCCTCAAAAAGCTCCAAAGTGCTTTCATCTTGATACTGCAAATTTACAATATGTAAAGCTTCATCATATTCTTTAAAATGCTGTTTAAAATAATTTTTCATATAGGCGATGAAAAGTTTTTCATTAGAATTAAATTGCATTAAAATGTTTTTTCCACAAAAGCTTATTTTGATGTAAAGCATAGGTCTTAGAGTATTATTTTGCTCAAAATTTAATTTAAAAGTCTTAAAATGCGCATCTTTTAAATCTATGCTTTCATTATGACTTTTGCGATATTTTTGATCAAGAAGCTTTAAAAAATAGCGTCTTTGAGGAATTTCATTTTCCTCAAAAAAAGAAAAAATTTTATTCTTTCTTCCTATAACTTTAGTAAAATTTTTTGTAATCAAATCTTTAAAATAACAAAAAATGGAAATATCATCTGTATTTACATTAATCGTCTCTAAAGTTTGCACAACTTGCATCATCATACTCCCATAAAGGTAATTTTTCACAAGGCATACTCGTGCCTCTTAAAATTTCTCTAGGTGTATAATCGGCTTTATAAGATAAAGATTGACACTTTTTTACAAAATATCCTAAATAAATATATTTTAAATTTCTTTTTTTTGCAAGTTTTATTTCGCTCAATAAAGAAAATTTTCCCAAAGAAAAATCCCTATAATCTGGGTCATAAAAGCAATAAATGCTCGAAATTCCCCCATCAAAAATGTCAATTAAATCCACACAAACTAATTTTTCATCAATATAAAAATCAAGCTCATAAGCAAAGTCCATAGCTCCATCAACATACAAATTAAAATATTTATGAAAATTTAAATCATATCTTTTCCACGCTCTTTTTTTTTCCATAAAGCGGTGGTATTTATCATATAAAAAAAGGTGTTCATTGCTAATTTGTGGAGCTTTTAAAATAATTTTAGTCTTTTCATTTTTACGGATTACTCTTCTTTGACTCTTACTAAATTTAAAACTATCCACCAAAATTCTCATACTCAAGCACTCCTCACACCCCTCACAAATAGGACGAGAAAAATAACAGCCAAAACGCCGCCACCCCCTATAAATAAGCTCTTCGTTTAAGGATTTTGGACAATGTTCTATAAATTTATACTCCGTCCTTATTTTTCTATCTTTAAGATAAGGACAGGTTTCCTCTAAGGTGCAAAAACCGATTTCTCGCATTAAATTTTCTTAATATCTGCGTTTTTAAACCATTTATCAAATTCATTACAAAGCTTTTCTTCCTTTAGAAAAATAGCTCTTAATTCCTCTTCTTCATTTTTAATTTTTAACTCCTCATTTTTTTCTTTAGCTACGCCTTCTAATTCGTTATTTTTAAAGCTAGCTCCACTTTTTTGCGTTTTATTTTTCACGCTTTTTTGCTCTTGCATTTGTTTTTTAATATCCTTAAGGCTTTCTAAAAAATCCATCATTTCCTACTTTCTCTAATCTTTTTCAAAGTCGCCGCTATGGCTGCAACGACTTCTTCTTTATTATCTTGATGTCTATCCTCAGTATTTGCCAAAAGCTCATCTAAATGTGTTTCTATAAAAGAAGTATCAAAATATCCTCTTCTAAATTCACGCGTTTTGGTAATGGCGATTAAAAAAGGTATAGTCGTTCTAATATCATCAATCACAAATTCCTTCAAAGCACGCTCAAGCTTATTAACAGCTAAATCATAACTCGTCGCTTTAATAATAAGCTTTGCAAGCATAGAGTCATAAAAAGGAGGCACAACATAATCCTTATAAATATGACTATCCACTCTCACAGATGGTCCTAAAGCTGGGTAATACTCGCCTATTTTACCCGGACTTGGAATAAAATTTTTCCATACATTTTCAGCCGTAATTCTCACTTCTATGGCAAAACCTCTTGGTTTAATATCACTTTGCTCTAAATCCAAAATTTCCCCATCAGCAATGCGAATTTGACGCACAATTAAATCCACACCCGTAACCTCTTCTGTTACAGGATGTTCAACCTGAATTCTCGTATTCATCTCCATAAAATAGAACTGATTATAATCATCTAGCAAAAACTCAATCGTTCCAGCATTGGTATAACCCACAGCCTTAGCCGCAGCCACAGCAGTAACCCCCATAGTCTTACGCAAATTTTCAGATATCCCCGGACAAGGCGCTATCTCTACGACCTTTTGATGACGCCTTTGGATTGAGCAATCTCTTTCACAAAGGTGGATAATGTTGCCATAATTATCGCCCAAAACTTGAAATTCGATATGACGCGGATTGACAATGTATTTTTCCATAAAAACTTCATCATTATTAAAATATGCCAAAGCCTCTCTTTTACAAGATTCAAAAGCATTTTCAAGTTCTTCTTCTTGATGCACGACACGAATTCCTCTGCCGCCACCTCCACCTGAAGCCTTTAAAATCACAGGGTAGCCTATTCTCTCAGCTTGTTCTTTAAGCTGGGCTAAAGAAAGATCATTTAATTTTTCTGTCCCCGGCACGACAGGAATGCCATTTTTCATCATTAAATTTCTAGCAATATTTTTATTACCCATTTTATAAATCACTTCAGATTTTGGACCTATGAAAATGATATTAGCCTCCTCGCAAGCCTTAGCAAATTCAT
Coding sequences within it:
- the ftsZ gene encoding cell division protein FtsZ, coding for MSEFSVEEAQHNKGAKIKVIGCGGGGGNMINHMVKMGLNDLDLIVANTDAQAISNSLAKTKIQLGEKKTKGLGAGMLPEVGAESARESFEEVKASLSQSDIVFIASGFGGGTGTGATPVIAQAAKEIGALTVSVVTMPFTFEGKQRKKLAEAGLLELKKESDSILVIQNEKLLSIIDKKAGIKDAFKLVDDILARAVKGMTSILLDNGDINVDFADVRTIMGHRGLALMGVGSASGENAIEEALTNAMESPLLDGMDIKGAKGVILHFKTSSNCSLIEISSAANSIQEVVDENAKIIFGTTTDDSMEDRVEVTIIATGFEDKVQENEKTRNENAPKKNPYLNLRKVSGGYDEEIMNQLETPTWYRRQMD
- a CDS encoding tetraacyldisaccharide 4'-kinase, which encodes MSWLERYFFNPSFFQKCLAFALLPLSFLYALIAILNTKFRSQVDFKKPIISVGNLSFGGNGKTPLCKAISREFEGVFIVLRGYKRKSKGLILVKHQNNILCEVAQSGDEAMEYAFCESIEGVIVSEDRIKGIKKALRLGAKVILLDDAFSKFHIKKFDILVEGKPLPYFDFTLPSGAYRLPPYFKKKANFIAKEGEEFYRYSFVKENVKAILVTAIAKPYRLNEHFDKARACYFFSDHHHFTKEELENLLKKHHCHTLMLTFKDYVKIKDFGFKCEIIELNVELSENFKEQLKAYVRSFDAIG
- a CDS encoding NAD+ synthase, encoding MDCEKILTKIQSFIQERVTKAKAKGVILGLSGGIDSALVATLCKRALKDEVFALLMPTKHSNKANLKDSLRLCESLNLKYKIINIEAILQAFLKESEMLNKIRTGNYAARIRMGLLYDYSAFKNYLVVGTSNKSELMLGYSTIYGDLACAFNPIGGLYKSEIYTLAKYLNLDANFLQKAPSADLWENQSDEEDLGFSYALIDEGLRALEKNDTLQISKLNPCLISMLQQRIKQNAFKREMPPILCLDEFL
- the thrC gene encoding threonine synthase yields the protein MRLVESQDANFSVDFKEALIHPSTPQGGLYTPAFLPKFNGYAYKKLSYKDFALELIKSFEFGYEEIFEKALKSYDKFDDKSCPITLQKINEKLYINELYHGPTRAFKDMALQPFGVLLSKFCKDEKILILCATSGDTGPATLKSFENIPNIKVACIYPKDGTSLVQALQMRTMKAKNLKVFAINGDFDEAQKTLKNLLAKQDFKTNLKDYQLCAANSVNFGRILFQIIYHYYAAVQIDKELDIIVPSGNFGNALGAYFAKKMGAKIDKIKIASNANKILSEFFNEGIYDLRGKKLIKTASPAMDILISSNIERLLFDKFKDKRTKELISLLKNQHYFKLNQNELESLKEDFEADFCTDGECMQFIKNSKTLIDPHTATCFKLLDQNKTQIISSTAEWTKFTPSMMKALFQQECNDEEKDMKTIAKEFKVGIKPEILELFRQQEEKVQGIESQEIEQEILRWIKQ
- the kdsB gene encoding 3-deoxy-manno-octulosonate cytidylyltransferase, giving the protein MIIIPARLKSTRFKEKILCDIGGVPMFIATAKRASLVDEVCIAVDDEVVGEIAKKHGFKVVLTSQKHESGTDRINEACQILCLKDESIIINVQADEPFIEIENLKYFKEFSEACLDKEAFMASCFKKISQEQAKDPNLVKVLCDKFGFALYFSRAKIPFERESYEEDFKGHLGIYAYSVKALREFCTFESSNLEKAEKLEQLRALENGKKIKMLEISTQSIGIDTKEDYEKALKIYGKQNDN
- a CDS encoding acetyl-CoA carboxylase subunit A, producing MIKIRKILIANRAEIAVRVIRACRDLYIKSVAVFTEPDRECLHVKIADEAYRIGTDAIRGYLDIARIIEIAKACGADAIHPGYGFLSENYEFAKACEEANIIFIGPKSEVIYKMGNKNIARNLMMKNGIPVVPGTEKLNDLSLAQLKEQAERIGYPVILKASGGGGGRGIRVVHQEEELENAFESCKREALAYFNNDEVFMEKYIVNPRHIEFQVLGDNYGNIIHLCERDCSIQRRHQKVVEIAPCPGISENLRKTMGVTAVAAAKAVGYTNAGTIEFLLDDYNQFYFMEMNTRIQVEHPVTEEVTGVDLIVRQIRIADGEILDLEQSDIKPRGFAIEVRITAENVWKNFIPSPGKIGEYYPALGPSVRVDSHIYKDYVVPPFYDSMLAKLIIKATSYDLAVNKLERALKEFVIDDIRTTIPFLIAITKTREFRRGYFDTSFIETHLDELLANTEDRHQDNKEEVVAAIAATLKKIRESRK
- a CDS encoding amino acid ABC transporter permease; translated protein: MNEVFNAQNINFLMQGLTLTLKIALATCVISILFGTFLAITKNYGDKLSRFLASVYIDIFRNTPLLLWMLAACFVLPVFFGQFPQAFWGTIGFSLYTSSVMAEIIRGGLNSIPKGQFEAAYSQGFGKFFTLFYIILPQAFRRVVPSMLSQIITTIKDTAYLAGLGIAELTYKSKTILANLRSFEEILAIIGFVAGIYFVICFSLSMLVRYYAKKTAYAH
- a CDS encoding amino acid ABC transporter permease; this encodes MSESVGFVAWLREFFNSLGLYDEESISPFALWKFLDTLEQTQTFIDGFIYTLQVSVLALFIAVVFGTIGGVMATSKIAVLRAYTRIYVEIFQNTPLVIQIFFLYYGLPHLGINLDLFTIGVLGIGAYHGAYVSEVVRSGILAVPKGQFEASASQGFTYTQQMRYIIVPQTIKIILPPMSNQMINLIKNTSVLLIVGGVELMSTADSYAADYGNYAPAYIFAAFLYFIVCYPLAYFAKFYEEKLKKAHLAR
- a CDS encoding adenylosuccinate lyase, with product MQVVQTLETINVNTDDISIFCYFKDLITKNFTKVIGRKNKIFSFFEENEIPQRRYFLKLLDQKYRKSHNESIDLKDAHFKTFKLNFEQNNTLRPMLYIKISFCGKNILMQFNSNEKLFIAYMKNYFKQHFKEYDEALHIVNLQYQDESTLELFEAFADESEHLKYCVDFNIDKEEYKNFRQNIHKAENMKWKFNALAKLFNNYFSILECTPQNDLSEIRQKYLVLVKLYHPDFQQNKSAIERAYCREQFEKIQIAYDNLKTLYKNNT
- a CDS encoding arginyltransferase, with the protein product MREIGFCTLEETCPYLKDRKIRTEYKFIEHCPKSLNEELIYRGWRRFGCYFSRPICEGCEECLSMRILVDSFKFSKSQRRVIRKNEKTKIILKAPQISNEHLFLYDKYHRFMEKKRAWKRYDLNFHKYFNLYVDGAMDFAYELDFYIDEKLVCVDLIDIFDGGISSIYCFYDPDYRDFSLGKFSLLSEIKLAKKRNLKYIYLGYFVKKCQSLSYKADYTPREILRGTSMPCEKLPLWEYDDASCANFRDD
- a CDS encoding ribose-phosphate pyrophosphokinase, with amino-acid sequence MRGYKIFSGSANLEFAKQISKYLSLPLSDAGVKRFSDGEISVQIDESVRGKDVFIIQSTCAPANDNLMELLILTDALRRSSANSITAIIPYFGYARQDRKANPRVPISAKLVADLIEAAGIDRVATIDLHAGQIQGFFNIPVDNLYGSIVFNDYIKSKHLKNAVVGSPDIGGIARARSVAKKLGLDIIIVDKRRERANESEVMNIIGDVNGKDVVLVDDIIDTAGTIVKAAKALKEKGANSVMACCTHAVLSGEAYEKIAKGDLDELVITDTIPLKKEHEKIKVLSVAPIFAEVIRRVYHNESVNSLFI